The following coding sequences lie in one Pontibacter sp. G13 genomic window:
- a CDS encoding XRE family transcriptional regulator: MIINKQNIRLIFGLKLKQLRQQKGMSFAQLSKAAGVSVSYLNEIEKGKKYPKTDKIIALAQALGVSYDQLVSLKLNKKLAPIAELLNSGFLESLPLDLFGLEASTLLELISSAPTKINAFISTILKIARNYEMSQENFYFAALRSYQEMHDNYFEDLEGAVDAFVKEFDMKVQPPVSIDQLSKILTESYGYTIDSTTLDEHPELQQFRSVFSEGKKHLYINSNLSETQQAFQLGKEIAFHYLNLNPRPHTSNLYKVRSFDEVLNNFKASYFSVALLLNRHLFLQDMNQFFEQEVWKPDGFLAMMQRYQASPEMFMHRLSNLLPKYFGIDNFFFLRFNDYLDMPKDNFHITKELHLSQLHNPHKNDLMEHYCRRWVSIRILEQLKSPEYNEQSSRYLIDAQRSKFIGTKNEYLCISLARPNTPTPNTNVSVTLGIQVDNDSRKRIRFMDSDAIIVKEVNSTCERCPLTDCAERIEEPTIVQKIDEQAAIAHKLDALLNQETIHS; the protein is encoded by the coding sequence ATGATTATCAATAAACAGAACATCCGGCTCATTTTCGGGCTGAAACTAAAGCAATTGAGACAACAGAAGGGGATGTCATTTGCCCAGTTGTCCAAGGCGGCGGGGGTGTCGGTTTCGTATCTCAATGAGATAGAAAAAGGCAAGAAATATCCCAAGACGGACAAGATCATTGCTTTGGCACAGGCCTTGGGGGTGAGCTATGACCAATTGGTTTCGCTGAAACTCAACAAGAAGCTTGCGCCAATTGCGGAACTTTTAAATTCTGGTTTCCTCGAAAGCTTGCCTCTAGATCTGTTTGGGCTAGAGGCTAGTACCTTGCTGGAATTGATCTCTAGCGCTCCCACCAAGATCAACGCCTTCATCTCCACGATCCTCAAAATCGCTCGGAACTACGAGATGTCTCAGGAGAACTTCTACTTCGCGGCCTTGCGCTCCTATCAGGAGATGCACGACAACTACTTCGAAGACTTGGAAGGGGCGGTGGATGCTTTTGTCAAGGAGTTTGACATGAAGGTCCAGCCGCCAGTATCCATTGACCAGTTGAGCAAGATCTTGACGGAATCCTATGGCTACACCATTGATTCCACGACATTGGATGAGCATCCAGAGCTACAGCAGTTCAGATCGGTATTTTCGGAGGGGAAAAAGCACCTATATATCAACAGCAATCTCTCGGAGACCCAGCAGGCATTTCAGCTCGGCAAGGAGATCGCTTTCCATTATCTCAACCTGAATCCGAGACCTCATACCTCTAACTTGTACAAGGTCCGATCATTCGATGAGGTATTAAATAACTTCAAGGCGTCATACTTCTCTGTGGCGTTACTGCTGAATAGGCACCTCTTTCTGCAAGACATGAATCAATTCTTTGAGCAGGAAGTCTGGAAGCCGGATGGATTCCTTGCCATGATGCAGCGATATCAGGCGAGTCCAGAGATGTTCATGCACAGACTCTCCAATCTGCTCCCCAAGTATTTTGGGATTGACAATTTCTTCTTCCTTCGGTTCAATGACTATCTCGATATGCCGAAGGACAACTTTCATATTACCAAGGAGCTTCATTTGTCCCAACTCCACAATCCTCACAAGAACGATTTGATGGAGCACTACTGTCGGAGATGGGTATCGATCCGGATTTTGGAGCAATTGAAATCACCTGAATACAACGAGCAATCCAGTAGATATCTCATTGATGCCCAGCGTTCCAAATTCATTGGCACGAAAAACGAGTACCTCTGCATTTCGCTTGCACGGCCCAATACTCCTACCCCCAACACCAACGTCAGCGTGACCTTGGGGATCCAGGTGGACAATGATTCCAGAAAGCGAATCAGATTCATGGACAGCGACGCTATTATCGTCAAGGAAGTAAATTCCACCTGCGAGCGATGCCCCCTGACCGATTGCGCGGAACGAATTGAGGAGCCGACTATTGTCCAAAAAATTGACGAACAGGCAGCCATTGCCCACAAGCTCGACGCGCTCCTAAACCAAGAGACAATCCACTCATAG